CCTGCCATCCAGCGCATTGGTCGCAGCGTTGCCCACGAGGCGGTTTTCCAGACTGTTTCCGACTCCGTTCGCTACAATGCTGCCTGTCAGCTGGAGCGACTCAAAATCAGTCCCAAGCACGAATGAAACAGATGAGCGGACCAGATCACTACCACCGCCAGCCACTTCAATGACGCGGTCTCCCGCATTATCGACAACATACGTGTCGTTCCCCGCACCACCGACCATCGTGTCAGTGCCCAGACCACCATTCAGGACGTTGGCTGCGGTGTTACCGGTGATGCGGTTAGAAAGCGCATTGCCGGTTGCATTAATCGCATTCACGCCCGTCAGTTCAAGGTTCTCGACCTTGGCACCTAGAGTGTAGGTGGCAGATGAGCGCACGATATCAAATCCGCCCTCAGCCATTTCGATCACACGGTCGCCTGTGGTGTCGACGGTGTAGATATCGTTACCCGCACCGCCTGACATCGTGTCAACTCCCGCTCCGCCGTCGATGATGTTGGCTGCAGAATTGCCAGTGATCGAGTTCCCTATGGCATTACCAGTGCCGTTGATTGCAAAAGTGCCTGTCAACTCCAAGTTTTCGACGTTTTCTGCAAGAACATACGAGGTGATCGCACGCGCAGTGTCGGCGCCGCCAGAAGTGGCTTCGACTATAACATCGCTCAGGTTGTCAACCAGATAGATGTCATTACCAATGCCACCCATCATCGTGTCGGCGCCCAAAGCCCCATCCAACACGTTCGCGCCAGCATTGCCCACGAGGAGGTTTGCCCGGTCGTTGCCTGTCCCGCTTATCACCCCAACGCCGGTCAGCTCGAGCACCTCCACTTCAGATGCGAGCGTATAGCTGACAGACGCCCTGATTGTATCTTCACCGCCGCCAGAGATTTCCGTGACCGCATCGGCAGCATTATCGACAACATATGTGTCGTTCCCCGCGCCACCGACCATCGTGTCAGCGCCCAGACCACCATTCAGCGTATCGCCGAGGACGCCACCAATCATCAGTTCACCAACAGACCGCCCCCGGAGAATCAGCGGCACGATCGGAGCATCGGCGTGCGGAGCCGTGAGGAAGTTGACGAACGAGACAAAAGATGCGCGATTCACATCATCTGCACGATCAAGGATCATGCGCGCAATGATTGCGCTGTCGGTCGTTCCAAAGAAGTTGCCTTCGGCGACAACACTTGCAGATTCTGCCCAGACAGGAAGTTCCACGGCCAAAGAACCGTCTGGCAGCGAGAAAGTGTTATAGCGGACAATCAAAGGAGCCCCGTAGGCCGCCCAATTCACGATTGCGCCAGGGAATAAGCCATCGATTGGCTTAGTAGGGTTGATGAATGAGTTCGCTTCGACGATCACCTGCGATGTGCTGTCGGTGCCTACACTCAGACCTTGGCATTCATCGAAGATGTTTCTCAAAAAAGCGCTATCACTTGTTGGATACCAGATATGGAATCCTTTGGTTTCCAGAAATTCGCTATCCGCAACGTTAAAAGACCCGTAACCAAGGGTGGGGTTCACGTCCAGGAATTTTCCCTTATTAAAATGCGCAAAGTTTATTTCCATGCGACCGGGATTGGAAGAGTCTGATCCGAAGGAAAAATCTACCTGATCAAATGAAACTCTACTTTCCATAGTGCCTTGTGCTTCAAGGCTTCCAAAAACTTGGATAGCGCCATTCCTCACCATAGCGCCTGCTTCGATCGTAAGGGTCACCCCTTCTGCGACCTGCACGAGCCCGCCTAAATCTATGATGTCTCCTGCGCTCCAGATCGTATCCTCGGATATAATCACTTAAAATTCCTCTTCGTTGTGTTTTTGAGAAACTCGGAATGCTTTGCTTGCACTGTTCGCAAAATAGGCGCAGCTCTGGAAGCCGCCTACTTCCATGAGTTGTGAATGATCTTAATTAGGAAGGCAAGGCACGCCATACAGGATAAGGTGCGGAAGAATCTGCGCTCGCAAGGATTGCGCACACGGCAGCTTGAGTCATCCCAATCGACTGGCACTGGAAGGTCGGGCTTGCCTC
The sequence above is a segment of the Gemmobacter fulvus genome. Coding sequences within it:
- a CDS encoding calcium-binding protein; protein product: MIISEDTIWSAGDIIDLGGLVQVAEGVTLTIEAGAMVRNGAIQVFGSLEAQGTMESRVSFDQVDFSFGSDSSNPGRMEINFAHFNKGKFLDVNPTLGYGSFNVADSEFLETKGFHIWYPTSDSAFLRNIFDECQGLSVGTDSTSQVIVEANSFINPTKPIDGLFPGAIVNWAAYGAPLIVRYNTFSLPDGSLAVELPVWAESASVVAEGNFFGTTDSAIIARMILDRADDVNRASFVSFVNFLTAPHADAPIVPLILRGRSVGELMIGGVLGDTLNGGLGADTMVGGAGNDTYVVDNAADAVTEISGGGEDTIRASVSYTLASEVEVLELTGVGVISGTGNDRANLLVGNAGANVLDGALGADTMMGGIGNDIYLVDNLSDVIVEATSGGADTARAITSYVLAENVENLELTGTFAINGTGNAIGNSITGNSAANIIDGGAGVDTMSGGAGNDIYTVDTTGDRVIEMAEGGFDIVRSSATYTLGAKVENLELTGVNAINATGNALSNRITGNTAANVLNGGLGTDTMVGGAGNDTYVVDNAGDRVIEVAGGGSDLVRSSVSFVLGTDFESLQLTGSIVANGVGNSLENRLVGNAATNALDGRGGNDTIIGGGGSDAVIGGTGNDSISGDAGNDTLSGQNGIDVLTGGAGADVLGGGAGNDLLNGGSGRDKLSGDTGSDTLIGGGELDVFVFAGKFGADVITDFRNGADVIDLSGRGLSFADLKIRTVGDDTVIVLDTGRIVLEDFSAGSLRSGMFDLV